The nucleotide window GAATTAGTCTTTGTCGGACCTCCTGCCAGCGGAAAGGGTACTCAAACTGAGAAATTGGCTGCAGAAACAGGTCTTCCTCACGTTGATACTGGCTCTTTGTTGCGTAGTGCCATAAAATCGGGTTCTGAAATGGGCAAAATTGCAAATAGCTTTATTGAAAAAGGTAATCTTGTACCAACTGAGCTTGTCGCAAAAATAATTCAAGAAAGATTGGCTCAGAAGGATTGCGAAAAAGGCTTTATTTTAGACGGTTATCCAAGAAGCCTTGAGCAAGCTGAAGCTTTAGATTCTATATTGGAAAAGGGCTCAAAACTCAAAGTTATATATTTTGATATCCCTATTGATAACTTAGTTGAAAGAATTGTAAACAGACGTTCTTGTCCAAAATGTGGAGCTATTTTCAATATTAAAACTATGAAGATGAAAGATATCAATAAATGTCAGGCATGTGGAGCCGATTTGGTTCAAAGAGCAGATGATACGGAAGAAATCGCTAAAGCAAGATTTGATACGTATTTCAAACAAACTGCTCCTTTGGTAGATTTTTATGAAAAAAGAGGCGAACTTATCAGATTAGATGCTCAAGGCTCAATTGATGAAGTTTATACAAAATTGAAAGAAGCGATAAAATAATGTCAGTACACAAAAAATCTCGTGAAGAAATTAAATTGATGAAAATTGCAGGCTCAGTTGTTGCAATGGTTCATCAAGAAATGAAAAAGGTAGTAAAACCGGGTGTAAGTACAAAGTATCTTGATGATATTGCTATGCAGGTTATAAAAGATAATAAATGTGAGCCGACATTCTTGGGTTACAATGGCTTTGAGGGATGTATTTGTGCTTCCATCAACGATAAAGTAGTTCATGGAATCCCTTCTAAGGATACCATAATTAAAGACGGCGATATTATTGCTATTGACGTTGGTGCTACTTTTAGGGGACTTGTCGGAGATAGTGCTTGGTCTTATGCTGTCGGTGAAATTGACGATGATAAAAAAAGGTTGATGAAAGCTACAGAAGAGTCACTTTTTGCAGGATTAAGTGTTGTAAAAGATGGCGTTACATTAGATGTTGTCGGCGGTGCGATTGAGGACGTTGCTAATAAATATAATCTCGGTATTGTTCGTCAATACGGTGGACACGGCGTTGGTCATTCAATGCATGAAGAACCTTTTATTTATAACTATCGAGTAGGAAATAAATTTGTTATCAAATCCGGAATGACGCTCGCTATTGAACCGATGTTAAATTTAGGTTGTGATGACGTTCATCAACTAGATGATGGGTGGTCTGTTATGACTAACGACGGCAAGGCTTCAGCCCATTTTGAACATTCTATACTCGTTATAGATGACGGGTGCGAAATTTTAACAAAGCTTCAATGATAAATTGATTGTATCTAGCACTTTAGGCTATAATAAAATCAGAAAGGCTTAAACAAATGATAGAAATGAAAGTTATGGGAATAGCTATCGATACTCGTTCCGGGTCACCAATAGTTGTTCTTCACGATAAAGATAATAGGAAAGCTCTTCCGATTTGGATTGGTTCAGCTGAAGCAAGTGCAATTATCAGAAAAATTGAAAATCTGAATGTGACACGTCCGATGACACATGATTTGATTGTCGATGTAATCAAGCAAACAGGGTTTTCAATAGAAAAAATCGAAATTAATGATGTCGATAAAGAAACTTATTTCGCAACTATTTTTATAGAAAATAACGAAGGAAAAGTCGTTGAAATTGACTCAAGACCATCTGATGCAATTGCTCTTGCGATTAGAGTTGATGCCCCTATTTTCGTTACAGCAAAGGTTTTGGCGGACGGGTCTGTTTCTTGTGATGCTGCAAAAGATGAAGAAGAAGCTCAAGAATTTAGAGATTTTATTCAGAGCATTAAACCTTCTGATTTTGAAAAATTGATTAACAAAGACACAGAATCTGATCAATAAGAAATAAGGTACTTTTAAAGGGCTTTTTATAGTCAATTTTGAAAAGCAGAGGACTGTACCTGTTTTTATAAAGTTTATTTAATTTTGCAGTTTTGAGTCCCATTGTGCTTAGTCCGATGAAGGTTTCGTCGTTTAGGATTTTTTCAAAAAATTGCATATTAAACTTTCTGAATTATTTGTTATATAATAAACTTAATGAAAATAATCAAAAAATCAATAAAATGAAAGGATATCCGAATGGAAAAAGTTACAAAAGAAATGAGCATTATTGATATCGTTCAAGCTCACCCAGAATCACTTGAAGTTTTTGCTAAATATGGTATGGGCTGTATCGGTTGTGCCGCTGCAAAATTTGAAAATTTAGAAGCTGGTGCTAAAGTTCATGGTATCGACCCACAAAAGATGGTTGATGAAATCAATGCAATGATTGATTAGTAATCTATAATTATACTTGTTAAAACCGACTTTTTAAGTCGGTTTTTTAATGGATTGCATAACCAATCTCAAAGTGAACAAGAAGTCACTTTGAGTGTTTACATAAATGTCCGTCAATTCAGACGTAAAAAAATTCCTCTATCTAATTGGTACACTTAACCTATTCTTGTATCTTGACCGGCACTGATGCAAGTTTTGAAAATGCAGTCATTTTTGTACCGAGCTTGATTTCTTTAGGTTCTTTTTTGCCTTCAATGGCTTTTGATTCTTCAAGATTATTCTTGATGATAAATTTCAATAATTGCGGATTCATGTAACTACCCCATAAAAATACCTTACCTACATATATATAAAGTATTTTGAGTTGCAAAAATTGCCTTAATTTTAAGATTTATTTTTAGTCTTCTAAAGCTTTGAGTAAACAATAATAAAAAATATATGATATAATATTTCCAATGAGGTAAAGAAAAATGACGCAATTTGCAGTTAAACTGTTAAAAAATAAATTCTATCCACTGGTTGTGCCTGAGTCTGTTCATGTAGAACAAAACCAGATGATATTGATAAGAACCGAAAAGGGTGAAGAAGTTGCTAAGGCAATAGCTGTGCCTCCCGGTGTTGCAGAAATTTGGAAAAAAAATAAACCCGAAGAACTTCATTTGATTAGAGTTCTAAATGATAAGGATTTAGAATCCTTAAAAGAGCTTGAAGCAATGGAAGAAGAAGGTTACAAAAGCTGCAATGAACTTATAAAACAGCATAAACTTGTTATGAATTTGATTAAATGTAAATATACATTTGATAGAAAAAAAGTTTCATTCTATTATACAGCCCCTGAAAGAGTTGATTTTAGAGGATTGTTGAAAGATTTAACCCAAGTCTTTAAGAGAGTTCGTATTGACCTCAGACATATCGGGGTTAGAGATGAAACCTCATTGTGTCAAGGTAACGGACTATGTGGGCGACCCTTTTGCTGTTGCTCTTTTAAACGTCAATTTGAATCTATAAATATTAAATTGGCTCGTGACCAAGGTATGCCAATAACTCCCGGAAAAATTTCAGGAACTTGCGGAAGATTGCTATGTTGTTTAAACTACGAATATCCGAATTACATTGAAGCTGCTAAAAAAATGTGTCCTGTTGGCTCTGGTGTTATGACTCCTGATGGGGTCGGGTGCGTTTGTTCGCTTCAAATTTTAAATGACAAATTGTCTGTTAAACTTGAAGACGGAAAAATCAAAGAATACAAAAAAGACGAAATCGAAATGGTTGATGTCGATGTTAATATCAATATTGACACGCCTTATAAATATACTGAAGAAACTGAAGAAAATGTTGATATCAAACAGCTTGAAGATGATAAAAACAGCTCTACAGGTAATATTTAAGATTTCGGCAACATTACAGTAAAGGTTGTTTCGCCATCGGCACTAATTACGTCGATGGCACCTTTATGTGCAATCGCAATTTGATTTGCTAGGTAGAGTCCCAATCCGGTCCCGAGTTTGCGGTATTTTTTTGCACCTGAATAATATTTTTTGAAAATCATCTCTAAATCTTCTTTAGAGATACTTTCTCCTTGATTTGTTATATTTATTGATATTTTATCATCAGAATTTATTAATTTTACTTGAATAACGGAGCCTTTTTGGCTAAAAGAAATTGCGTTCAAAAGCAAATTCTTGACTGCTCGTTTTAGTTGAAATCTATCGATGTTGATTTCTTCGTCAAAGTCGGTATCAAAGATTATGTTCATTCCGTTATTTATAGCAATAGGTTGCATTTCTTCAATTATATTTTCAATAAAGTCGACAATTTGCGACTTTTGTTTTTTTAAAACAAGTGCTGTTTGTTGTAGTTTGTATGTTTCTAGCAATATCTCAGACATTTCGATAAGTTCTTCGTTGGAGCTTTTCATAAGGGATAAGGCATGTTTTTGTTTTTCATTCAATGGTCCAAGTCGTTCAGACAAAAGAATTTCGAGAGAGTTAAGTTCAGCTATAATTGGTGTTTTTAAATCGTGAGTCAAAGTTGCGATAAAATCTTCTTTAAATTTTTGAGATTCTTTTTCTAGCTCTATCATTTTTTCAAGCGAGTTGTTCTTTTCAGAAAGACTTTTTTGATATTCTAAAATCATAGCTTCTCTGTCAAATAAAGTTTCAATCAAACGATTTACGGATTTTTGTAGCGGCTTATTCGACAAATCTTTTGACTTTAATGCAAGTTGACCATACCGTACTTTTTGCAATGTATGGGTAAGTTTTTGAAAATCCTTTTGGACAATATTATTTTTTCTTCTTAAAATTAAATATTTGCGAAGCAAAAGTCCAAGTGCAAAAGCACAGAGGATTAATAAAAACAAAAATGTAAAGGAAATTTTCATACCCCGATTATAACATATTAAAACAAAAAGGCGACTTAAAAAGCCACCTTTTGTAGAGTTTAAAATATAAATCAAATAAAGTTAAAATTAGCCTTTAACTTGATTCATAACTTCTTCAGCGAAATTATCGTTTCTTTTTTCAAGACCTTCGCCAAGGTTCCAGCGAGTGAAAGCAGAGATTTCAAATTTGCCGTTTACCAAGTCAGCGATAGTTTCGTCAGGATTTTTAACGAATGGTTGTTCAAGAAGACATTTGTGAGACATAAGTTTGTTTACACGTCCTTCAACGATTTTAGCTCTGATTTGTTCAGGTTTTTTAGCTAAGTCTTCTTTACCCATTTCTATTCTTGTTTCTTCGTCGATAACATCTTGAGGAATTTGAGCTCTTGAA belongs to Candidatus Gastranaerophilales bacterium and includes:
- a CDS encoding adenylate kinase, coding for MKKELVFVGPPASGKGTQTEKLAAETGLPHVDTGSLLRSAIKSGSEMGKIANSFIEKGNLVPTELVAKIIQERLAQKDCEKGFILDGYPRSLEQAEALDSILEKGSKLKVIYFDIPIDNLVERIVNRRSCPKCGAIFNIKTMKMKDINKCQACGADLVQRADDTEEIAKARFDTYFKQTAPLVDFYEKRGELIRLDAQGSIDEVYTKLKEAIK
- the ricT gene encoding regulatory iron-sulfur-containing complex subunit RicT, which gives rise to MTQFAVKLLKNKFYPLVVPESVHVEQNQMILIRTEKGEEVAKAIAVPPGVAEIWKKNKPEELHLIRVLNDKDLESLKELEAMEEEGYKSCNELIKQHKLVMNLIKCKYTFDRKKVSFYYTAPERVDFRGLLKDLTQVFKRVRIDLRHIGVRDETSLCQGNGLCGRPFCCCSFKRQFESINIKLARDQGMPITPGKISGTCGRLLCCLNYEYPNYIEAAKKMCPVGSGVMTPDGVGCVCSLQILNDKLSVKLEDGKIKEYKKDEIEMVDVDVNINIDTPYKYTEETEENVDIKQLEDDKNSSTGNI
- a CDS encoding DUF1858 domain-containing protein; the protein is MEKVTKEMSIIDIVQAHPESLEVFAKYGMGCIGCAAAKFENLEAGAKVHGIDPQKMVDEINAMID
- a CDS encoding HAMP domain-containing sensor histidine kinase, with amino-acid sequence MKISFTFLFLLILCAFALGLLLRKYLILRRKNNIVQKDFQKLTHTLQKVRYGQLALKSKDLSNKPLQKSVNRLIETLFDREAMILEYQKSLSEKNNSLEKMIELEKESQKFKEDFIATLTHDLKTPIIAELNSLEILLSERLGPLNEKQKHALSLMKSSNEELIEMSEILLETYKLQQTALVLKKQKSQIVDFIENIIEEMQPIAINNGMNIIFDTDFDEEINIDRFQLKRAVKNLLLNAISFSQKGSVIQVKLINSDDKISINITNQGESISKEDLEMIFKKYYSGAKKYRKLGTGLGLYLANQIAIAHKGAIDVISADGETTFTVMLPKS
- a CDS encoding bifunctional nuclease family protein, with translation MIEMKVMGIAIDTRSGSPIVVLHDKDNRKALPIWIGSAEASAIIRKIENLNVTRPMTHDLIVDVIKQTGFSIEKIEINDVDKETYFATIFIENNEGKVVEIDSRPSDAIALAIRVDAPIFVTAKVLADGSVSCDAAKDEEEAQEFRDFIQSIKPSDFEKLINKDTESDQ
- the map gene encoding type I methionyl aminopeptidase, whose translation is MSVHKKSREEIKLMKIAGSVVAMVHQEMKKVVKPGVSTKYLDDIAMQVIKDNKCEPTFLGYNGFEGCICASINDKVVHGIPSKDTIIKDGDIIAIDVGATFRGLVGDSAWSYAVGEIDDDKKRLMKATEESLFAGLSVVKDGVTLDVVGGAIEDVANKYNLGIVRQYGGHGVGHSMHEEPFIYNYRVGNKFVIKSGMTLAIEPMLNLGCDDVHQLDDGWSVMTNDGKASAHFEHSILVIDDGCEILTKLQ